A stretch of Lactuca sativa cultivar Salinas chromosome 6, Lsat_Salinas_v11, whole genome shotgun sequence DNA encodes these proteins:
- the LOC111913882 gene encoding MYB-like transcription factor ODO1 produces the protein MGRQPCCDKLGVKKGPWTAEEDNKLINFILTSGQCCWRAVPKLAGLRRCGKSCRLRWTNYLRPDLKRGLLTESEEQLVIDLHARLGNRWSKIAARLPGRTDNEIKNHWNTHIKKKLIKRGIDPVTHEPLEKESPDTKTSSCPGEHSSESENNSLSPLLESINATGNSEENSTSSPPENCSTLSDEPHKLFDSLCEDEKLLSYLLGDDEPPLVDTTTWELPNTAQNFNNFSSWDDCATWLFDCQDFGVHDFELNCFNEVEMNILDRLETGKKQQK, from the exons ATGGGAAGACAGCCGTGCTGTGATAAACTAGGGGTGAAGAAAGGGCCGTGGACGGCCGAGGAAGATAATAAACTCATCAACTTTATACTAACCAGCGGCCAATGTTGTTGGCGTGCTGTCCCTAAGCTCGCAGGCCTCCGCCGGTGTGGGAAGAGCTGTCGTCTCCGGTGGACCAACTACCTTCGACCTGACTTGAAGCGTGGCCTACTCactgagtctgaagaacaactggTTATTGATCTCCATGCTCGTCTCGGAAATCG GTGGTCTAAAATCGCAGCAAGATTACCAGGACGAACAGATAACGAGATTAAGAATCATTGGAACACTCATATCaagaaaaaactcataaaaagagGAATTGATCCTGTCACTCATGAACCACTTGAAAAGGAATCTCCAGACACAAAAACCTCATCTTGTCCAGGAGAACACTCCTCAGAATCTGAAAATAACAGCCTTTCACCACTGCTCGAAAGCATCAATGCTACTGGAAACTCGGAGGAGAACTCAACCTCCTCACCACCTGAAAATTGTTCAACTTTGAGTGATGAgccacataaattgtttgatagccTTTGTGAAGATGAAAAGTTATTAAGCTACCTTCTAGGTGATGATGAGCCTCCACTAGTTGATACAACGACTTGGGAGTTACCAAACACTGCACAAAACTTCAATAACTTTAGTTCGTGGGATGATTGTGCTACGTGGCTATTTGATTGTCAAGATTTTGGAGTTCATGATTTTGAGCTGAACTGTTTCAATGAAGTTGAGATGAACATCTTAGACAGACTAGAGACCGGAAAGAAACAACAAAAATGA